A window of Rhinolophus ferrumequinum isolate MPI-CBG mRhiFer1 chromosome X, mRhiFer1_v1.p, whole genome shotgun sequence contains these coding sequences:
- the LOC117020402 gene encoding A-kinase anchor protein 14-like — protein sequence MKQTWEYQDHWVHYTKLIETKDMVHSFYYIYSVRWSIPTANTPMALGSASVYFTIKVNKNKPPDAPIDVSYIFEGQSLVHRPGMTYFQEKWLWELIEAKPILMQSIPF from the exons atgaaaCAGACCTGGGAATATCAAGACCACTGGGTGCACTACACAAAGTTGATAGAGACGAAAGACATGGTTCACAGCTTCTACTACATCTACTCAGTACGCTGGAGCATCCCAACTGCCAACACACCCATGGCACTAGGTTCTGCCTCTGTCTACTTCACTATCAAggtcaacaaaaacaaacctccG GATGCACCAATCGATGTCTCTTACATCTTTGAGGGCCAGTCATTAGTTCACAG acCAGGAATGACTTACTTTCAAGAAAAATGGCTGTGGGAACTTATTGAGGCCAAACCTATTTTAATGCAGTCAATTCCCTTCTAA